The nucleotide sequence CGACCTTCTCGAACTTCTCCCCGAGTCCGAGCGCGATCGCCTGCTGGCGCAGGTTGGACAGCTGACCGCCCGGGATCTCGTGGCGGTACACGCGCCCGGTGGGCCCGGCCAGCCCGGACTCGAACGGCGAGTAGATCCCGCGCACGATCTCCCAGTACGGCTCCAGGTCGGAGACCGCGTCCAGGGACAGCTCCGTCTCGCGCTCGGTGTGCTTCAGCGCTGCCACCAGGGCCGAAGCCGACGGCTGCGAGGTGGTCCCGGCCATCGAGGCTGCGGCGACGTCCACGGCATCCACCCCGGCCTCGACGGCGGCCAGCAGCGTGGCCACCTGCCCGCCGGCGGTGTCGTGGGTGTGCAGGTGCACGGGCAGGTCGAACTTCTCACGCAGCGCGGTGACCAAACGGCGTGCGGCCTCCGGGCGGAGCAGACCGGCCATGTCCTTGATCGCCAGGATGTGCGCCCCGGCGTCGACGCACTGCTGGGCCAGGTCCAGGTAGTAGTCCAGCGTGTAGACGGCCTCGTCCGGATCCAGCAGATCGGAGGTGTAGCACAGTGCCACCTCGGCCACGGCGGTCCCGGTCTCGCGCACGGCCTTGATCGCCGGCTCCATCTGGGACACGTCGTTGAGGGCATCGAAGATGCGGAAGATGTCCACGCCGGTGGCCGCGGCCTCCTTGACGAAGGCGTCGGTCACCTCCACCGGGTACGGGGTGTAGCCCACGGTGTTGCGCCCGCGCAGCAGCATCTGGATCGGGATGTTCGGCATGGCCGCGCGCAGGCGGGCCAGCCGGTCCCAGGGGTCCTCGCCCAGGAAGCGCAGCGCGACGTCGTAGGTCGCCCCGCCCCAGGCCTCGACGGAGAACAGCTGCGGGACGGTGTGCGCGTAGGCGGGAGCGGCGGCCAGCAGGTCACGGGTGCGGATGCGGGTGGCCAGCAGGGACTGGTGGGCGTCGCGGAACGTGGTGTCGGTGACGGCCACCGAGGTCTTGGAGCGCAGGTGCGCCGCGAACTCCTCCGGGCCGTGCTCGAGCAGGTAGCTGCGCCAGCCCTCGGGGTACGGAGCCTCGGAAGGCCCGTCGAACGGCGAGCGATCCGGCTCCTCGGTCTTGTCACCGGGGTGGCGCGGCAGCTTCTCGCGGGGATCGATGCCCTCAACGCGCGGGCCGTTGGGCTGGTTGACGGTGACCTCTGCCAGGTACTGCAGCGCGCGCGTGCCGCGATCGGCGGAGCCGCGGGCCTCGAGCAGCTCCGGGTGGCGCTCGATGAAGTCGGTGGTGATCTGCCCGTCCAGGAACTCGGGATCCTGCAGCACCGACTGCAGGAACGGGATGTTGGTGGCCACGCCGCGGATGCGGAACTCGGCGAGCGCGCGCGAGGCGCGGTGCACGGCGGTCTGGTAGTCGCGGCCGCGGCAGGTCAGCTTGACCAGCATGGAGTCGAAGTGCGGGGAGATCTCCGCACCGGCGTAGATCGTGCCGCCGTCCAGGCGCACGCCCGAACCGCCTGCGGAGCGGTAGGCCGAGACCTTCCCGACGTCCGGGCGGAACCCATTGGCCGGATCCTCCGTGGTGATGCGGCACTGCATGGCGAAGCCGCGGACGTACAGGTCCTTCTGGCGGATGCCGATCTGCTCCAGGGTCTCCCCCGCGGCGATGCGCATCTGGGCCTGGACCAGGTCGACGTCCGTGACCTCCTCGGTCACGGTGTGCTCCACCTGGATGCGCGGGTTCATCTCGATGAACACGTGCTCCCCGGCGCGCTCGCCCACCGTGTCCACCAGGAACTCGACGGTTCCGGCGTTGAGGTAGCCCAGCTCACGGGCGAAGGCGACGGCGTCCTTGTGCAGGGCCTGACGGATGTCCTCGTCGAGGTTGGGCGCGGGGGCCATCTCGATGACCTTCTGGTGGCGGCGCTGCAGCGAGCAGTCGCGCTCGAACAGGTGCACGGTCTCGCCGGTGGCATCGGCCAGGACCTGGACCTCGATGTGCCGCGGCTTGAGCACGGCCTGCTCCAGGAACACGGTGGGATCGCCGAACGCGGTGCCGGCCTCGCGCATGGCGGCATCGAGTGCGTCCTCGAGCTTGTCCTCGGACTCCACGCGGCGCATGCCGCGCCCGCCGCCGCCGGCCACGGCCTTCACGAAGACCGGGAAGCCGATCTCCTTGCCCCACTCGAGCAGCTGCTGCTTGTCGTCCGAGGGCTCGGAGCTGTCCAGCGTGGGGATCCCGGCCTTCTTGGCGGCCTTGAGTGCTGCGACCTTGTCTCCAGCCAGGCTCAGGACGTCTGCTGCGGGGCCGATGAACGTGATGCCGTTGTCGGCGCACTTCTGAGCCAGATCGGCATTCTCGGACAGGAAGCCGTAGCCGGGGTAGATCGCATCGGCGCCGCACTCCAGGGCCACGCGGATGATCTCGTCCACGTCCAGGTAGGCCTTGACCGGGTGGCCCTCCTCCCCGATCCGGTAGGCCTCATCGGCCTTCTGCCGGTGGATCGAGTTGCGATCCTCGTAGGGGAACACGGCCACGGTCTTGGCCCCGAGCTCGTACGCCGCGCGGAAGGCGCGCACCGCGATCTCACCGCGGTTGGCCACCAGGATCTTCGAGAACACGTCAAACTCCAATTCCAGGGCGCGGAACAGGCCGCGGACCCCTTTGGGGTGCTTGCAGATGCACCCCAGCTTACGGGGCCGACGTGACCGGTGTGTGACACGACGACATGAGGCAAGCCCCCGTCGTCGGGATCTCGACGACGGGGGCTTGCCGTGGGGCGCAGCCGTTCAGCGCTTGCGGGAACGACGCTCGCGCACGCGCATGGTCACCTCGATCGGGGTGCCCTCGAACCCGAAGGTCTCGCGCAGCCGTCGGGCGATGAAGCGGCGGTAGCCGGGATCCAGGAACCCGGTGGTGAACAGCACGAACTTGGGCGGGCGCGTGGAGGCCTGCGTGCCGAACAGGATGCGCGGCTGCTTGCCGCCGCGCAGCGGGTGCGGGTGCGCGGCCACGAGCTCACCCAGGAACGCGTTGAGGCGCCCGGTGGGGATGCGGGTGTCCCAGGACTCCAGCGCGGTCTCCAGGGCGGGGACCAGCTTGTCCTTGTGCCAGCCGGTCTTGGCCGAGACGTTCACGCGCGGGGCCCAGGCCACGTGCGCCAGGTCCTTCTCGATCTCGCGCTCGAGGTAGTACCGGCGCTCCTCGTCGAGCAGGTCCCACTTGTTGAAGGCCAGCACGATCGCACGGCCCGAGTCGATCGAGGACTGCACGATCCGCACGTCCTGCTCGGCCAGCGGCTCATCGACCGCCAGCAGGATCAGCGCGACCTCGGCCCGCTCGATCGCCGACTGCGTGCGCAGGGAGGCGTAGTACTCCGCGCCCTTGGCCATGTGCTGACGACGACGGATGCCCGCCGTGTCCACGAACCGCCAGGTCTTCCCGCCGAGCTCGATGTTCTCGTCCACGGGGTCGCGGGTGGTTCCGGCGAGCTCGTTGACGACCACGCGCTCGGAGCCGGCCAGCTTGTTGAGCATCGAGGACTTGCCCACGTTGGGGCGGCCCACGAGTGCCACGCGGCGCGGTCCGCCGACCAGCTCGGGCTCGGCCACCTCGGAGAACTCGGGCAGGATCTCGAACAGGGCGTCCAGCAGATCCGCCGCACCCTTGCCGTGCAGGGCGGAGACCGGGAACGGCTCCCCCATGCCCAGCGACCACAGCGCGGTGGCCTCCAGCTCCATGGCCTGCGAATCGGCCTTGTTGGCCACCACGATGACAGGCTTGTTCGCCCGGCGCAGCATGCCCACGATGGCCTCGTCGGTGGCGGTCACACCCACGGTGGTGTCCAGGACGAGCAGCACGGCATCGGCCTGCTCCACGGCGAGCTCGGCCTGCTCGGCCACCGAGTGATCGATGCCGGTGGCGTCGGCCTCCCAGCCGCCGGTGTCGACCATGGTGAAGGGCCGGTCCATCCACTCGGCGGAATACCGCACGCGATCGCGCGTCACGCCGGGGACGTCCTCCACAACGGCCTCGCGCCGGCCGATCACGCGGTTGACCAGCGTGGACTTGCCGACGTTCGGGCGACCGACCACGGCGACCACAGGGGCCGGCTTGCGGTACAGGTCCGCGACGTCGTCGCCGGCCCACTCCGCGAGCAGCGCCAGGTCCTCCTCGTCAAGGTCGTAGTCTTCCAGGCCCTCGCGCAGGGCCTCGGCGCGCAGCTCGGCCTCCTCGTCGTCGATCGCGGCCAGGCGCTCGGAGATGTCCTGATCGCCGCCGCCGAGGATCTTCTCCTCGTACTGGTCCGCCGGGCGCTGAGGCGCTGCCTCAGGGCCGGGGCCGGACCACTCGGAGTCGTAGTTCGTGTTCTCGGGGGTCTCGGGCATCGGAGCCCCTCCTTCTGAGGTGTGTGGGGAAAGTGTGCGGGAGCTTCAGGCGAGCTCGGGGACCGCGCGCAGGACCAAGTCCATCACGGCGGTGACGGTCTGCTCGATGCTCAGCTCCGAGGAGTCCAGGTGCGTGACGCCGTCGGCGGCGTCGGTGAAGTTCACCAGCTTGGAGTCCTTGGCATCGCGGCCGGTGACCTGCGCGGCCAGGGCCTCCTTGGACTGCGAGGAGCCCAGCTGCGCGCCTCGGCGGGAGAGCCGGGCCGCTTCGGAGGCGGTGAGCAGCACGCGGACGTCGGCGTCGGGGGCCACCACGGTGGTGATGTCACGGCCCTCGGCCACGATGCGGCGCCCGGAGGCCTCGATCATCTCGCGCTGGCGCTGGACCAGGATCTCGCGCGCCTCCGGAACGGTGGAGACCGAGGAGACCGCGCCGGTCACTTCGGTCGAGCGGATGGCCGCGGTGACGTCCTGGCCGTCCACGCGGACCTGCTGCTGATCGGGATCGGTCGAGACCTCGATCGGTGCGGTGCGGGCGGCGTTCACCACGGCATCGCCGTCGCCCAGGTCGATGCCGCAGTGCACGGCCCACCAGGCCACGGCTCGGTACATGGCACCGGTGTCCAGGTAGCCCAGGTCCAGCCGGCGGGCGATCTCCTTGGAGACCGTGGACTTGCCGGACCCGGAGGGCCCGTCGATGGCCACCACGGCCTGGGTGCTGTGCTCGGTCACTGGACCACCTTCCATCCGCGCTGCTCGAGCGCCTCCACCAATTCGTCCCGACGGTTCGGGTCCACGGAGATCTCCGCCAGGCCGACGCGCCGGCCCAGGGAGTGCTCCAGGCGCAAGTCTTCCAGGTTGATCCCGGTCTCGCCGACCACCGTGAACAGCTCGCCCAGCGTGCCGGGTCGGTCATCCACCAGGACGGTGAGCTGGGCGAAGGCCTTGGGGGCTCCGCCGTGCTTGCCCGGGATCCGGGCCTGACCGGCATTGCCCTCGGCGATCAGCTCGGCCATGTCCAGGCGCGCGCCGGGGCCCGTGGGGTCCTCCAGCGTGTTGATCAGCCGGTCCAGGTCCTCGCGCACGCCGTGCAGCGACGGCACGATCGATTCCGCGTTGGCCGAGAGGATCTGCACCCACAGCCCCGGATCGGAGGCGGCGATGCGCGTGGTGTCGCGCAGCCCCTGCCCCGCCAGGGACAGGTGGTGCAGCGGCGTGTCCTGCAGGCGCGAGGCCAGCAGCGAGGACATCACCTGGGGGACGTGCGAGATCAGGGCCACGGCGGCGTCGTGCTCATCCGCCTCCAACTCCGTGACGTGCGCGCCCAGGTCCTGGGCCAGCGAGCGCACGCGCTTCACGGCCGCCGGATCGGTCTCCGGCGCTGCGCACAGCACCCACGGCATGGTCGTGAACAGCTCGCCGCGCGCGGCCACCGGCCCGGAGCGCTCGCGCCCGGCCATGGGGTGGGAGCCCACGTAGCGGCGCAGATCCGCGCCGCGTGCGCGCAGACCCTCCTGGATCGCGGACTTGACCGAGGCCACGTCCGTGACGATCGCCTGCGGGTGCTCCGCCAGGGCCTGCGCCACGGTCTTCACGACGACGTCCGGAGGCGTGGCCACCACGATCAGGCTCGGCTCGGGGACGGTCTCCCCCGCCGCCAGGGCCAGGCGCTCGGAGCTGCCGGCACCGATATCCGCGCCGATGGCCTCGGCGGTCGGGGAGGCATCGCGCAGCCAGGTGCTCACACCCAGATGCCGCAGGCCCAGGCCCACCGAGGCGCCGAGCAGGCCCGCGCCGATAATCAGCACGGGCCCCTCGGCAACGGTCTCAGCGCCCACCCTCAGCCTTCCAGGCCCACGGAGGCCAGCAGGTGCCCGACCTCGGTGTTGGACAGATCGCGCACCACACCCTGCTTCTGATCGCCGATGCGGATGGGGCCCACCTGGGTGCGCACCAGGCGCTCGACGGGGTAGCCCACGGCATCGAAGAGGCGGCGGATGATGCGGTTGCGCCCCGAGTGCAGCACGACCTCGACCAGGATGTGGCCGGGCACGGAGTCGACCAGGCGGAACTCGTCCACCTTGGCCACGCCGTCCTCGAGCTCCACACCGGCCTTCATGATGTCGCCGATGCCCTTCTCCATGGGCCCGCGCACCTGCACCAGGTAGGTCTTGGGCACCTCGTAGGAGGGGTGGGTCAGGCGGTTGGTGAGCTCGCCGTCGTTGGTCAGCAGCAGCAGGCCCTCGGTCTCCGAGTCCAGGCGGCCCACGTGGAAGACGCGGTGCTGGAGGTGCTTGGAGGAGGTGAGGAAGTCCGAGATGCACGGACGCCCCTCCTGGTCCTCCATCGAGGACACCACGCCCTCGGGCTTGTTGAAGGCGAAGTAGACGAGCTTGTCATCGAGCTGGATGGGCAGCCCGTCGACCGTGATCTCCACGGTGCGCGGATCCACGCGCACGCCGAGCTCGGTGACCTTCTGGCCATCGACCGTCACGCGGCCCTCGGCGATCATCTCCTCGCACACCCGGCGCGAGGCCACTCCGGCGTTGGCCAGCAGCTTCTGCAGGCGCACGCCCTCGGAGTCGTGGACCTCCAGGCGGTCCACCGGCGGGTTCTTGGGACGACGACGGCGGTGCGGTCCGTAGATCGCCACCTTGTCCGGCATCTTGCGATCGTAGCGCTCCGACTTGGCGAAGGGCTTGGGGCCCTTCTGGCCCTTGGGAGCCTTGGGGCCGACGGCATTCGCCTTGGTGGCGGGCTTGCCGGGACGGCCCTTGCGGCCTCCGGCTGCTGCACCGCGGGGGCCGGCGCCCTTGGGGCCGCTCTTCGGGCCCTTGCCGGGGCCGCCGGAGCGTCCCGGTGCGCCGGAGCGGCCGCCCGAGCCCTTGCCGGGGCGGGACGGGCCGCTGCCGCGGCTCTGGGAGGGGCGCTTGCCCCGGGAGTTCGAATGGTTCTCAGCCATGTCGCACTGTCCTTTGCAGGTCTGTGGTGGTCTGTCGGTGCCGCCTGGCTCGGCGCTGACTCGCATGCTGGGCAGCGGCAGCGCCGGGATCGCTCGCGTGCCGGGCCTGACGTCCTGTGGGAGTCGGCTCAGCACGCACCGAGCCGCCGCGAGGGCGGGCGTCGGTCGGCGGTCGTCGTCGCTCGATCGGTGCGGACCCTCGTTCGGGTCCCGCTGCGCCGGTCGGCGTGATGCGCGGGGATTCCCGCGCGGACGACAGGCCATCCTATCCGCTGAGCCCCCGCCGGCGCAGTACCCGGGATCACGCGCGGCGTCGGGAGCCCGGCGCTTGGCAACACCCCTCAGCCGCGAGGGGCGGAGGCTCAGCCGTCGTAGTCGCCGACGTCCTCGACGCCGGGCAGGTACGGCGAGATCTGCGGCAGCTCGGAGATCGAATCCAGGCCGAGCTTCTCCAGGAAGTACGGGGTCGTGCCGTAGAGAAGCGCGCCGGTCAGCGGATCGCGCTCCATCTCCTGCACGAGCCCGCGGGCCACCAGGGTGCGCACCACGCCGTCGACGTTCACGCCGCGGATCGCCGAGACGCGCGCCCGGCTGACCGGCTGGCGATAGGCGATCACGGCCAGGGTCTCCATCGCGGCCTGCGACAGCCTCGAGGTCTGTCCCTCGAGCACGAAGGCCTGCACCACCGGGGCGAACTCCGCGCGCGAATAGAAGCGCCAGCCCCCGCCCACCTTCCGCAGCTCGAAACCGCGCGGCACGGCCGGGTCGTCGTCATCGCCGGTGAGGCCGTCGTACTCGGCGCGCAGCGAATCCAGGGTCGCGCGGATCTCGTCGACGGGCTGACTGAGGACCTCGGCCAGGTCGAACTCGGAGACGGGGCGCTCGGCGACCATGAGCACGGCCTCGATCGCGGCGGCCAGTCCCCCGGGCAGGGTGTCGACGTCGACGACGCCGGCGGAGATCTCCTGCGCCAGGGACGACGCGGCCGCCTCGTCCGCGTTGCCGTCGGGGGCGGGCTCGTGCTGCTCAGTCATGGGGCGTGTCTTCTGCCGCGGGGCCCTCGGCGGCGGGATCGGTCGGGGCGGGGACGTCGTGCTCGTCGGACAGCCGCTCGGGGCTCCAATCCTCCGGGGCGGTCCAGGTGATCCAGACATCGGCCAGCGGCTCGTCCTGGCGGACGTCGATCGCGCGGTCGCGGAACAGCTCCAGGACCGACAGGAAGCGCACGACGACCACCAGGACCGTCTCGGCATCGGCGATCAGCTCGGCGAAGGCGTGCTCCTGGCCGTCGGCGAGCATCAGGCGCAGCTGATCGGCCTCCTCGCGCACGGTGACCTCGGAGCCGTGGAGGTGATCGACGCCGACCTCGGTGGGCGCGGCCTCCTTGGGCGTGAGCGCCCGGATCGCGATCTGGGCGAACTCCTCGGGAGTGGTGCGCCAGATCAGCTCGGGCATGAGCTTCGCGAACTGCGGCTCCAGCGGCACGGAGCGGGCCTGGCGGGCGGACTCGGTGCGCATGGTCTGGGCCATGAGCTGGGACATGTCCTTGAACGCCTTGTACTGCAGCAGCCGGGCGAAGAGCAGGTCGCGGGCCTCGAGCACGGCCAGGTCGGCCTCGTCGTCGACCTCGCCGCGCGGCAGCAGCCGGGCGGCCTTCAGATCCAGCAGCGTGGCGGCCACGACCAGGAACTCGCTGGCGGCGTCCAGGGCCGCCAGCGAGTTCGTCTCGCGCAGGGCGCGGACGTAGTCCAGGAACTCGTCGGTGACCATCGACAGCGAGACCGTGGTGATGTCGAGCTCGTGCTTGCCGATCAGCCCCAGCAGGACCTCGAACGGCCCGGCGAAGTTCTCGAGCTCGACCGCGAAGCCGCCCTCGGACCCGGCCAGGCCCGAGGACTCGATCTCCGGGACGAGTGCGCTCATGCGCGGATCACGGAGCGCCGCCGCGCGAGATCAGCTCGCGGGCCAGCTGGCGGTAGGCATCCGCGCCCGTGTGGTTGGTCGCGAACGACGTGATCGGCTCGGCGGCGACCGTGGCGTCCGGGAACTTCACGGTGCGCTTGATGACGGTGTCGAAGACCTTGTCGCCGAAGGCCTCCACGATCCGGTCCAGCACCTCGCGCGAGTGCAGGGTGCGGGAGTCGAACATGGTGGCCAGGACGCCGTCGATCTGCAGCTTGGGGTTCAGCCGGTCCTGGACCTTCTCGATCGAGTCCACCAGCAGGGCCACCGCGCGCAGGGCGAAGAACTCGCAGATCAGCGGGATGATCACGCCGTGGGCGGCGGTCAGCGCGTTGACGGTCAGCAGCCCGAGCGAGGGCTGGCAGTCGATGAGGATGACGTCGTAGTGGTCCTCGACCTTGCGCAGCGCCGAGGCCAGCACCTGCTCGCGGGCCACCTCCGAGACCAGCTGGACCTCGGCGGCCGAGAGGTCGATGTTGGCGGGCATGAGGTCGATGCCCTCGGTCTCGGTCTCCAGGATCACGTCCCAGGGGTCGACCCCGCGCTCCATCATCACGTTGTAGATGGTCTGGTCGAGCTCGTGCGGGTTCGCGCCGAAGCCCGCCGACAGCGCGCCCTGCGGATCGAAGTCCACCATGAGGACCTTGCGCCCGGTCTCGGCCAGGGCCGCGCCCAGGTTGATGGTCGACGTCGTCTTGCCCACGCCGCCCTTCTGGTTGACCATCGCGATGATCCGCGCCGGGCCGTGGGAGTCCAGCTCGGGCGGGTCCGGGAAGCGGCGCAGCGGGCGCCCGGTGGGGCCGACCTTGCCGGTCTCGGCTTCGCCGAGCGCGGGGAACCGATCCTCGTTCTTGCTGCTCACTGTGGGAACCACTCCTGGTCTGGGGACGGCGTGCGAGCCGCGCCGACGCGTGCCCGCCTTCTCTGGCCAGTCACCCTACCGCCGCGGGGCGGGACCTGCATGGACGCGCCCGCCTGGCCGAGCGCTTCCGCGGCAAGGGCCAGGCGGCGCATGCACTGCCTGCCGGAACCTCAGGCGAGCTTCGACTGCTCGTGGCCCTCGAGTGCCTGCTCGGGGGCGGTCGGCGAGGCGTGCGGGTCCACAGCCATCTGCGCCTCGTCGAAGGGCAGCTTCCCGGACAGCACCTGGCTCACCCGGTCCCGGTCGATCTCACGGACCCAGGTGCCCAGCACCAGCGTGGCCACGGCATTGCCGGAGAAGTTGGTCAGCGCACGAGCCTCGGACATGAACCGGTCGATGCCCACGATCAGCCCCACGCCGTCGACGAGATCAGGACGGTGCGACTGCAGGCCGGCCGCCAGGGTGGCGATGCCCGCACCGGAGACGCCGGCCGCACCCTTGGAGGCGATGATCATGAACAGCAGCAGGGTGATCTGCTCGCCCAGTGCCAGCGGAGTGCCCATGGCATCGGCCACGAACAGGGCACCCATGGTCAGGTAGATGGCCGTGCCGTCGAGATTGAACGAGTAGCCGGTGGGCACAACGACGCCCACGACCGGCTTGGAGACACCCAGGTGCTCCATCTTGGCGATCAGCCGCGGCAGTGCCGCCTCGGACGACGAGGTCGAGAAGATCAGCAGGTACTCGCGGGCCAGGTACTTCATGAGCGAGAAGATGTTCACCCCGGTCACGATCTTCAGCATCAGGCCGAGGATCACGATGATGAACAGCGCGCAGGTGATGTAGAACGCGAGCATCAGCACCAGCATCGACGTGATGGCCTGCACGCCGGTGGCGCCCACCACGGCTGCGATCGCGCCGAACGCGCCGAGCGGCGCCAGCCACATGACCATCATCAGCAGTCGGAACACAACGGCCTGGATGTAGGTCACCGCCTTGAGCACGGGCCGACCGCATTCTCCCATGGCCTGCAGCGCGAAGCCCACGAGCAGTGCGACGAACAGGGTCTGCAGGATGTTGCCGGAGGTCAACGATGACACCAGCGTGGTGGGGATGATCGCCAGGAGGAACCCGACGGTCCCCTCCTCGGCACCGGCGCCATGGGAAGCGTCGGCGGGGACCTCGTACGTCGCGTTGCTCATGTCCAGGCCGGAGCCGGGCTGGACGATGTTGCCCACCACCAGGCCGATGGCCAGGGCGAAGGTCGACATGGCGATGAAGTAGGCCAGAGCCATGCCCCCGACCTTGCCGACCGTGGCCGCCTTGGCGATCGAGCCGACGCCCAGCACGATCGTGCAGAAGATGACCGGAGCGATCATCATCTTGATCAGCGCGATGAACCCGGTGCCGACGGGCTTCAGCGCCACTCCGACCTCTGGAGCGACCAGCCCCAGGACGGCACCGGCGACCACAGCGATGATCACGGCGATGTAGAGGGTGTGCGTGCGGTCCTTCTTCTTCCGGGGCGCTGTCGACGACGTCGGGCCCGGCTGCTCGGCTGCTGCCATGTGCTGCTCCTGAACGATGCGACGCCGGACGAGGCCGGCGGTGGGCGGTGCTGCGCCTCGCTCGGCGCCACAATCAGCTTGACGGGATCTGTGATGCACGTCTCGTTGTGGTCGTTGTGGTCGTGAGCGGGACCACAAGCGGGTCAGCGAGGTGGGAGACTTCGGGACACCCCGATCCGCACGAGGAGCTCCCATGTCCCTGGCCCGCCGCGTCCTGGTCCTGCAGCTGCTGCTGGTCCTTGTCCTAGCGGCCGTCTTCGGCGCCGTCCTCATCCAGCGAGCCGCCCAGGATGCCGACGAGCGAGCCCGCGAGATCAGCCGCACCATGTCCATAGCCCTGGCTGACGACCCGTTCGTGATCGAGCAGTCGGGTGCTGACGACCCCCACGCCCAGCTGCAGCCCCTGGCGGATGACCTCGTGCGCAGCACCGAGCTCGATTGGATCACCATCATGTCGCCAGAGGGCATCCGATGGACCCACCCTCGGCCAGAGATGATCGGACAGCGATTCCGCGGCTCGATCGAGGAAGCGCGCAGCGGGCAGGTCAGGGCCTCGACGGAACAGGGGCAGCTCGGCTTGTCGGCCCGCACCACCGCACCGGTGCGCGACGAGGACGGAGAGATCGTCGCTCTGGTCTCCACGGGGGTGCTGGTCGAGCACACCGCCGACGAAGTCTGGGCCGAGGCCCCGCTGCTGCTCGGGATGGCGCTGGCGCTGCTCGCAGCCGGGGCTGCGGCCCATCTTCCCCTGGCCCGCTACCTCTCCCAGCGCACCGGGGGACGGACTCCGGAGGAGCTGGCCGAGGCCGTCTCGGTTCAGGACGCCGTGCTCGAGCAGGCGGCCCAGGGCCTTCTGCTGATCGAGAACGGCAGACTCATGCTCGCCAACCCTCGAGCTCGTGAGCTGCTGGGCCTGACCGAGCCTGCCCTGGAAGCCCTCCAGCAGCCGGACGGGCGCAGCCTTGTCTACCGATGGGCCGATCGGCGACGTCGTCGAGGCATCCCCCTGGAGGAAGCGCGTCTGCCCCCGCAGCTGCAGGACCTGCTCACCGGGCAGCAGGAGGTCCGCGAGCAGTGGATCATGCACGGCGAGCGCACCCTGATCGTCTCCCTGCTGCGCGCGTCGGAGCCCTCGGCCGGAATGGTCGCGATCCTGCGCGATCACACCGAGCTCACCCGGCTGTCCGGACAGCTGCGTGCGACCACCACGATGGCCCAGGCGCTGCGCTCGCAGACCCACGAGCACGCGAACCGGATGCACACGAACGTCGCACTGCTGGAGCTCGGCGAATCCGAGCAGGCAAGGCGCTTCGCCGCCGCGGATCAGCAGCGCACCTTGAGTCTGGCCGGGGACGTCGGGGCAGGGATCGAGGATCCCGTGCTCACGGCCCTGCTGCTGGGCAAGGCCTCCGCGGCCCAGGAGCGCGGAGTCCGACTGGAGGTCCATGCGGCGGACGGAGCACCCGGACTTCCGCTGAGCGCATCGGAGACCGTGACCGTAGTGGGCAATCTCATCGACAACGCAATCGAAGCAGCCGTCGCCGCATCCGGTGCCGAAGGGCCGCTGGTGGAAGTCGAGATCGCGCAGGATGATGACGGCGCCGCGATCCTCAGCGTCGCGGATTCGGGGCCGGGCATCGAGGCGTCGGTGCGGGAGCGGATCTTCCAGCGCGGCGCCTCCACGAAGGATTCGGACACCGTGGGCGGCCACGGTGTGGGACTGGCACTCGTGAGCGAGATCGTCCACCGCCATCGCGGTGCGATCGAGGTGATCGACGACGGCGGCACGGCTTCGTGCTCAGCTTCCCCCTGGTCTCGAAGGAGGTTCGATCATGAGCAGGGAGCTGCGGGTGGTCGTCGTGGAAGACGAGCCGCTGACCCGGGACGCGCACCTGCGGTT is from Kocuria palustris and encodes:
- a CDS encoding prephenate dehydrogenase yields the protein MGAETVAEGPVLIIGAGLLGASVGLGLRHLGVSTWLRDASPTAEAIGADIGAGSSERLALAAGETVPEPSLIVVATPPDVVVKTVAQALAEHPQAIVTDVASVKSAIQEGLRARGADLRRYVGSHPMAGRERSGPVAARGELFTTMPWVLCAAPETDPAAVKRVRSLAQDLGAHVTELEADEHDAAVALISHVPQVMSSLLASRLQDTPLHHLSLAGQGLRDTTRIAASDPGLWVQILSANAESIVPSLHGVREDLDRLINTLEDPTGPGARLDMAELIAEGNAGQARIPGKHGGAPKAFAQLTVLVDDRPGTLGELFTVVGETGINLEDLRLEHSLGRRVGLAEISVDPNRRDELVEALEQRGWKVVQ
- the cmk gene encoding (d)CMP kinase, whose protein sequence is MEGGPVTEHSTQAVVAIDGPSGSGKSTVSKEIARRLDLGYLDTGAMYRAVAWWAVHCGIDLGDGDAVVNAARTAPIEVSTDPDQQQVRVDGQDVTAAIRSTEVTGAVSSVSTVPEAREILVQRQREMIEASGRRIVAEGRDITTVVAPDADVRVLLTASEAARLSRRGAQLGSSQSKEALAAQVTGRDAKDSKLVNFTDAADGVTHLDSSELSIEQTVTAVMDLVLRAVPELA
- the der gene encoding ribosome biogenesis GTPase Der, which gives rise to MPETPENTNYDSEWSGPGPEAAPQRPADQYEEKILGGGDQDISERLAAIDDEEAELRAEALREGLEDYDLDEEDLALLAEWAGDDVADLYRKPAPVVAVVGRPNVGKSTLVNRVIGRREAVVEDVPGVTRDRVRYSAEWMDRPFTMVDTGGWEADATGIDHSVAEQAELAVEQADAVLLVLDTTVGVTATDEAIVGMLRRANKPVIVVANKADSQAMELEATALWSLGMGEPFPVSALHGKGAADLLDALFEILPEFSEVAEPELVGGPRRVALVGRPNVGKSSMLNKLAGSERVVVNELAGTTRDPVDENIELGGKTWRFVDTAGIRRRQHMAKGAEYYASLRTQSAIERAEVALILLAVDEPLAEQDVRIVQSSIDSGRAIVLAFNKWDLLDEERRYYLEREIEKDLAHVAWAPRVNVSAKTGWHKDKLVPALETALESWDTRIPTGRLNAFLGELVAAHPHPLRGGKQPRILFGTQASTRPPKFVLFTTGFLDPGYRRFIARRLRETFGFEGTPIEVTMRVRERRSRKR
- a CDS encoding pyruvate carboxylase, with translation MFSKILVANRGEIAVRAFRAAYELGAKTVAVFPYEDRNSIHRQKADEAYRIGEEGHPVKAYLDVDEIIRVALECGADAIYPGYGFLSENADLAQKCADNGITFIGPAADVLSLAGDKVAALKAAKKAGIPTLDSSEPSDDKQQLLEWGKEIGFPVFVKAVAGGGGRGMRRVESEDKLEDALDAAMREAGTAFGDPTVFLEQAVLKPRHIEVQVLADATGETVHLFERDCSLQRRHQKVIEMAPAPNLDEDIRQALHKDAVAFARELGYLNAGTVEFLVDTVGERAGEHVFIEMNPRIQVEHTVTEEVTDVDLVQAQMRIAAGETLEQIGIRQKDLYVRGFAMQCRITTEDPANGFRPDVGKVSAYRSAGGSGVRLDGGTIYAGAEISPHFDSMLVKLTCRGRDYQTAVHRASRALAEFRIRGVATNIPFLQSVLQDPEFLDGQITTDFIERHPELLEARGSADRGTRALQYLAEVTVNQPNGPRVEGIDPREKLPRHPGDKTEEPDRSPFDGPSEAPYPEGWRSYLLEHGPEEFAAHLRSKTSVAVTDTTFRDAHQSLLATRIRTRDLLAAAPAYAHTVPQLFSVEAWGGATYDVALRFLGEDPWDRLARLRAAMPNIPIQMLLRGRNTVGYTPYPVEVTDAFVKEAAATGVDIFRIFDALNDVSQMEPAIKAVRETGTAVAEVALCYTSDLLDPDEAVYTLDYYLDLAQQCVDAGAHILAIKDMAGLLRPEAARRLVTALREKFDLPVHLHTHDTAGGQVATLLAAVEAGVDAVDVAAASMAGTTSQPSASALVAALKHTERETELSLDAVSDLEPYWEIVRGIYSPFESGLAGPTGRVYRHEIPGGQLSNLRQQAIALGLGEKFEKVEDMYAAADRMLGHLVKVTPSSKVVGDLALQLVGMDVDPAEFEANPQSFDIPDSVIGFLNGELGTPPAGWPEPFRTKALEGRHETPADTPLSEEDRAGLQSDDAAVRRSTLNRLLFPGPTQEFEARQAEYGDMSVLHTRDFLYGLLPDKEHIVSLGRGVRLLVTLQAISEADEKGMRTVMVTLNGQMRMMEVRDTSVATDFVEAEKADKSNPGHVAAPFAGAVTPTVSEGDKVEAGDKIATIEAMKMEASVTTPVGGIVKRVVVQGPAQVAGGDLVVEIETE